A segment of the Litorihabitans aurantiacus genome:
CCGGAGCTGCTGGCACTCATTGACGGCCGACTCGCGGACGACGTGAGCGCACTGATTGCCCTCGCGCGCGATCGCGCTCCTGCGCTGGTCCGCCCCACCTCGTTCACCGGCAATCCGTCCTTCGCCCGCAGCCGCGACCTCCGAGGAGCCGACGGCGACCTCGTGACAGACGGCACGCTGATCGAGGTCAAGTGTGTTCAGACCGCCGCGCTGGGACGCCGGTACGGCTGGCAGGTGCTCGGCTACCTCCTGGCCGATACCGACGACCGGCATGCCATCACAGCGGTGGGTTGGTACTTCGCGCGCCAGGGCTACCTGTGGTCCTTCTCCGTCGAGGAGTTCCTAACCCGGTTGGCCGGCCGTCCGGTGAACATCGAGGAAGCCCGCGCCGAGTTCGCGCAGGTGTGCGCCGCCGTCGCACCGCGGCGCCGAGCACCCACCCCGCCAGAACCGGGTTCAGTGCAGCGGGCGGTGCAGCTTCACCCGCCGGCGAGTGGCCGAGGCAAGTGGCACATGACCGCCGAGGACGTGCCCTGGATCGCACACGGGACCTACCCGCCAGACGACCTCAGCTCGCCCGCCTGCGGAACCAGCGCGACGCTCAACCTCGACGCCGAACCCCTGTCGCCGCCGGTGGGTACCAGCCAGGCCGACGTCGCACCTCAGGCGTGCCGACGATGCCTTCTGTACTCCGAAGAGTTCTACGCAAACCGTCCCGACTAGCGCCGGAAACGATCGTCACCGGCCTGCTGGTGCGGACTGTCGCGGGGTAGCGCCTCTCGGGGGTGGTGCAGGGTCGCCCAGGCACCAGGTGGCACCGCACGTGCGGCAGGCCAGTTGCTTCGTGGGGCCGTCCGCGTCGCGGCAGCGCTCAACCCACTGGTGAGCGCACCACGGCTGTCCTGCTCGCTCCCACCGTCGCTGCGTCCCCTGTGGCCCCATGGCCGTCGAGGCTAGCGGCGGACTCGACGCCGCGGGGGAATAGGTCGTTGGCGAGTCTCCACAGGTAGCCGGAATCGATCGTTTACCGGTCAGGGATGGTTGGGGGCGGAGCGGTGATGGCCCTGGGTTTAGACGCGCACGCCGCCGGAGACCTCGATGCGTTCACCGGTGACCCACCGCAGGTCGGTGCAGAGCAGGGCGCGCACGGCGTCGGCGATTTCTTGGGGGTCGCCCACTCTTCCCAGGGCGGTGTTGTCTGAAAGGAACGCCCGCACGTTGTGGTCGTCCCGCATGGCGCCACCGTTGAAGTCGGTGGCGGTGGGCCCGGGAGCCAGGGCGTTGACCCGGATACCTCGCGGACCGAGCTCGTGCGCCAGGTTGCGCGAGAGGGTGTCGAGCGCGGCTTTGGAAGCGGCATAGGCGGCCATCCCGGTGCCCACCTGCTGGGAGGCCGAGGAGGTGATGTTCACGATCGCGCCACCGTCGCACAGGATCGGCGCTATCGCCTGTGTGAGCAGGAAAGGGCCGCGCACGTTCGTGCGCCACAGGGCCTCGAGGTCGTCAGGCGTGATGGTGTCCAGCGGTCCAAAGCGTCCGACACCGGCGTTGTTGACCAGGGCATCGACGGTCCGCCGGCCCCAGAGGGTCTGGGTGGTGTCGGGGACCGCGGTGGCGAAGGAGGTGATGGAGTCGATGCTGGCGACGTCGAGCTGGAGGGATGTGGCCTCGTGGCCCGTCGCGCGGATCTGAGCGACGATCTCTTCGACCGGCTTGGGGTCTGACCGGTAGGTGGCGATGACGGCGGTTCCGGCGCTGGCCAGGGTGGCCGCAATGTGGCGCCCCAGTCCGCGGGTCGCCCCGGTCACGATGGCAATCTTCATGTGGTCGTTCCCTTCGCGGCTGTGACGTTCTGGGTGTTCGTCACGGCTTAGTTGTGCCTCTAGCTCACCCGGGCCGCGACGATGCCGCCGTCGACGTCCAGGATGGTGCCGTGCACGTAGGCCGCCTCGTCTGAGGCCAGGAACCGCACAGCGTGCGCGATGTCGATGACGCTCCCGGGCTTGCCTGCCGGTGAGGGCGCCGTCAGCGTTTCCAGGATCTCGACCGTGGCCTGGTTGCCGGGGGTGATGGTCGCACCGGGTGCCACTGCGTTCACGCGAACCCCGTCGGGACCGTACTCGGCGGCCCAGGCCCGGGTGAGCTGTTCCAGGGCGGCCTTCGTGGCGGGGTACATCCCCACGCCCGGCGTGCCGATATGGGCCATCCAGGAGGTGATGTTGATGATCGCGCCGCGGCCTCGCTCGACCATCCCGGGGGCGAGCGCGCCCACCAGGTCGTGCGGAACGCGCACGTTGGTGGCCAGGAGTGCAGCGACGTCCTCGTCGGGAAGGGAAGCGGTCGGGCCCACGGGGAAGATTCCGGCGTTGTTGACGAGGATGTCGACGCTTCCACCCAGGGCCTGGCTCGCGCGTGCGGCGAAGTCACGGACCGCAGCGGGGCTCGCGGCCAGATCAGCCGTCAGCGCCGTGGCGCGGCCGCCGGCTGTGGTGATGGCGTCGGCCACCGACCCGGTTCGCTCGGCGTCTCGCCCGTGGACCAGGACATGTGCACCGGAGGCAGCCAGGACGTGCGCGATGGCTTCCCCGATCCCGCTCGAGGACCCGGTGATGATGGCGGTGCGGCCGACGAGACGCTCATCGCGCGGCAGATCGGTCAGGACGGAGGGGGTGTTGTCATGCCTCCACGATCCCCGCTCTCGCGTGCGCGGGATTGCCCGATCCGGTCAACTTCTTGCCCGTCGGGTTGGATGGGGCAATGGATACCCGCGCCGCGGCGAGCTTGGAGCGCTCTGCTGAGCGAGTCCGGCACCACATCGACCACCCCCACCGAGCCGCGAAGCTCGGGCTGCTGCTGGGACGGACCCTGACGCCTACCCCGATGCTGTTCGTGCGCTACCCGCCGTCGTTGTCGTTGGTGCTGACCGGTCGCAAGCTATCGGGAGACGACGAGCTGGGCCATCAGGAGTGGGGGCCGGACCGGTTTCTGATCACCCCAGTAGATCTACCGCTGATCGCGCGCGTGCTCGAGGTCGGTCAGCAGGGGGACTTTTTGTCGGTGAACTGGCGTCTTGACCCCGCTGTAGTGGTGGAGGTCGCGGCGCAGCTGCCCCGGCAACGCGGCGATGACCAGCCAGCGCGCCTCGGGACGATGACCTACGAGCTCGCCGATGCAGTCGAACGGCTCCTGACACTGCTGGACGCACCCCAGGAGGCGGCGGTCCTTGCACCGCTGCTGAGCAGGGAGATCGTCCTGCGGCTGCTGCAAAGCGATCAGGCTCCACGTCTACTCGCCGCCGCCGAGCACGCCCGG
Coding sequences within it:
- a CDS encoding SDR family NAD(P)-dependent oxidoreductase, with translation MKIAIVTGATRGLGRHIAATLASAGTAVIATYRSDPKPVEEIVAQIRATGHEATSLQLDVASIDSITSFATAVPDTTQTLWGRRTVDALVNNAGVGRFGPLDTITPDDLEALWRTNVRGPFLLTQAIAPILCDGGAIVNITSSASQQVGTGMAAYAASKAALDTLSRNLAHELGPRGIRVNALAPGPTATDFNGGAMRDDHNVRAFLSDNTALGRVGDPQEIADAVRALLCTDLRWVTGERIEVSGGVRV
- a CDS encoding SDR family NAD(P)-dependent oxidoreductase; the encoded protein is MTDLPRDERLVGRTAIITGSSSGIGEAIAHVLAASGAHVLVHGRDAERTGSVADAITTAGGRATALTADLAASPAAVRDFAARASQALGGSVDILVNNAGIFPVGPTASLPDEDVAALLATNVRVPHDLVGALAPGMVERGRGAIINITSWMAHIGTPGVGMYPATKAALEQLTRAWAAEYGPDGVRVNAVAPGATITPGNQATVEILETLTAPSPAGKPGSVIDIAHAVRFLASDEAAYVHGTILDVDGGIVAARVS
- a CDS encoding AraC family transcriptional regulator, which produces MDTRAAASLERSAERVRHHIDHPHRAAKLGLLLGRTLTPTPMLFVRYPPSLSLVLTGRKLSGDDELGHQEWGPDRFLITPVDLPLIARVLEVGQQGDFLSVNWRLDPAVVVEVAAQLPRQRGDDQPARLGTMTYELADAVERLLTLLDAPQEAAVLAPLLSREIVLRLLQSDQAPRLLAAAEHARADVVGAAIARMDQALADPWTVESIASAAGTSPATLRRRFRELTGLTPMHYLKRLRLGEARRAMVVDGLSAAQASVRVGYLSASHFSRDYRATYGRPPGADGTALRAQLRAG